In one Lolium rigidum isolate FL_2022 chromosome 3, APGP_CSIRO_Lrig_0.1, whole genome shotgun sequence genomic region, the following are encoded:
- the LOC124701685 gene encoding uncharacterized protein LOC124701685 isoform X2 → MAVSTSTSTLPLLFLHRSTSSPNPAALSFPSSLRASPLRSRAAAAASPPAETLDLPSDTPPVGEGSGIPMPSSIGDDGEQLLFGATAGKENVPACAQLHPSFSDSFNVSQEKIVIMNRYGEKLAGVLHEAGSKDIVVLCHGFRSSKESRTIMGLTDALTSEKISVFRFDFSGNGESEGTFQYGNYCKEVEDLHAVIQHLKDQKRDTRAIAGHSKGGDVVIIYASMYQDVSRIINMSGRFDLKRGIADRLGNDYMEIINQHGFIDVGQKKGQSIYRVTKESLMDRLKIDMQSACMSIDPNCRVLTVHGSDDDVVPSEDAMEFHKYISNHELHIIEGADHRYSSHQLELANIVVKFARSG, encoded by the exons ATGGccgtctccacctccacctccacgctccccctcctcttcctccaccgctCCACCTCAAGCCCGAACCCCGCCGCCCTCTCCTTCCCCTCCTCCCTCCGCGCATCCCCGCTGCgctcccgcgccgccgcggccgcctcccCGCCCGCCGAGACCCTCGACCTACCTTCCGACACGCCTCCG GTTGGGGAGGGAAGTGGAATTCCGATGCCGTCGTCGATTGGGGATGATGGGGAGCAG TTGCTGTTTGGTGCTACTGCCGGAAAGGAAAATGTTCCGGCATGTGCACAGTTGCACCCGTCCTTCAGTGATTCCTTCAATGTATCTCAAGAGAAAATAGTGATAATGAACAGATATGGAGAGAAACTCGCAGGGGTTTTGCATGAAGCTGGATCTAAGGACATCGTAGTGTTATGCCATGGATTTAGGTCATCAAAGGAAAGTAGAACCATAATGGGTCTTACTGATGCATTAACATCAGAGAAGATTAGTGTCTTTCGTTTCGATTTTTCTGGCAATGGAGAGAGTGAAGGCACATTTCAGTATGGCAACTACTGCAAAGAGGTGGAGGACTTGCATGCTGTAATCCAACATCTGAAGGACCAGAAGCGTGATACTCGTGCTATTGCTGGCCACagtaaaggaggagatgtggtcaTCATCTATGCATCCATGTATCAAGATGTATCTCGTATTATCAACATGTCTGGAAGATTTGATCTGAAGCGTGGAATTGCAGATCGCCTTGGCAATGATTATATGGAAATAATAAATCAACATGGTTTCATTGACGTGGGACAGAAAAAAGGACAATCCATCTACCGTGTAACGAAAGAAAGTCTGATGGATCGTCTTAAGATAGATATGCAGAGTGCATGCATGTCTATTGACCCTAATTGCAGGGTCTTGACAGTTCACGGCTCTGATGACGATGTTGTGCCATCTGAGGATGCTATGGAATTTCATAAATATATAAGCAACCACGAACTGCATATTATTGAAGGAGCTGATCATAGATATTCATCTCATCAGCTTGAGTTGGCTAACATTGTAGTGAAATTTGCTAGATCTGGGTGA
- the LOC124701685 gene encoding cyanelle 30S ribosomal protein S10-like isoform X1, producing MAVSTSTSTLPLLFLHRSTSSPNPAALSFPSSLRASPLRSRAAAAASPPAETLDLPSDTPPVGEGSGIPMPSSIGDDGEQLAPKQKIRIKLRSYWVPLIEDSCKQIIEAAKTTNAKTMGPVPLPTKKKIYCVLQSPHVHKDSRFHFEIRTHQRLIDIMYPTAQTIDSLMQLQLPAGVDVEVKL from the exons ATGGccgtctccacctccacctccacgctccccctcctcttcctccaccgctCCACCTCAAGCCCGAACCCCGCCGCCCTCTCCTTCCCCTCCTCCCTCCGCGCATCCCCGCTGCgctcccgcgccgccgcggccgcctcccCGCCCGCCGAGACCCTCGACCTACCTTCCGACACGCCTCCG GTTGGGGAGGGAAGTGGAATTCCGATGCCGTCGTCGATTGGGGATGATGGGGAGCAG CTGGCACCAAAGCAGAAGATCAGAATCAAGCTGAGGTCTTACTGGGTACCATTGATTGAGGACTCCTGCAAGCAGATCATTGAAGCTGCAAAAACTACTAATGCAAAGACCATGGGTCCTGTTCCCCTGCCAACCAAGAAGAAGATATATTGTGTGCTCCAATCTCCCCACGTGCACAAAGATTCAAGGTTCCATTTTGAGATCCGGACACACCAGCGGCTGATTGATATCATGTACCCGACAGCCCAGACTATCGACTCATTGATGCAGCTCCAGCTCCCCGCCGGCGTGGATGTCGAGGTTAAGCTATGA